A stretch of DNA from Ovis aries strain OAR_USU_Benz2616 breed Rambouillet chromosome 17, ARS-UI_Ramb_v3.0, whole genome shotgun sequence:
cgtgccaggcttccccgtccttcagcgtctcctggagtttgctcagattcatgtccatcctGGAGGGTGctaagaggaagaagaaattctgGGGAGCCCAGGGCCAAGGGGCTGCTGGTCGGGATTGGGGTGAGGGTGTTCTGGGCTATGCCTACTCTAAGCTAGCTGGGAGCAGCCGGGAGGGAGGTCGCCGGGGAGGGGGAGCGCAGCCAAGCCCTTGGACTGAGACCTGAGCCTTGATGGAGGAGCCCTCAGCCCCACTGGGCCCCCTGGCCGGCTGGAGGCAGGACCATGGGTCCCTCTCAGGGGGGCTGAGCCCGAGCAAGTCCTGGGAAAGGCCCTGTGCTCCGGAGCCAGGCCCCTGACCCccgccaggccaggccaggctggtTTTCACCCATTCCCCAGCCCCCTCCAGCTTCCCATCCTAGGAAGCACCACATCCCCCTGCCGCTTGTCTTACTTAGAGCTTCACTCAGCCTCCTGCTCCACCCCTCAGGCCATCACAACCtcggtcaataaatatttattgacgcTCCTGAGTGCCAGGCCCTGCACTGCGTGAGGCAGGGCTGCAGCGGTGGCTCAGGCCCAGGCTTGGCCCTTGACCagccccggggtgggggtgggggcggctggGACGGGCCAGATGGGACAGGGGCCTGCAGCGTCCCCCGGTCTCCACCCTCCAAGCCGCGTGGCCAGGCCAGCCCCAGCGGGACGGCTCCccacagcaccccccccccccaccaaactgccctctcccctctcctggccTGGCTGAGTCCTCTGCTGGAAATGTCCCCTAAAAGGAGGGGAGCACCCCTCACCTTCTCCCCCGAGGGTGGGGTGGGCTCCCTTCAGGGCTTAACCCGTGGTGGGCAAGCCTGCGATGCCCAGCAGAGAGATGGGACCAGTTCAGCCGGCACCAGCCCCTAGTGGGCCTCCAAGGGGACTCTTGGCAGCCACACCCCCAGACCCCAGGCTGGGTGAGCCAGGGAGGTCCTTTTCCAGGCTCCGGTCCACTGATGCTTTAGGAAGTGGAGGCAGCTCCCCGGCCCACATCGGGGCGGGGGGAGAGGTGGGGGTCAGGCACGCGTGGCCATCAAGCACACCGACTTGGTTGCTGAGAGTCAGTCTGCCCAGgcagggagggggaaggaaatggcaccccactccagtcctctcgcctggaaaatcccacggacggaggagcctggtgggctatacagtccatgcggttgcgaagagtcaggcacgactgagtgatttcacgtGTCCCCAGATCTCCCCCAATTCCAGCCAGTCATTCAGGCCAACGAACTAAGAATTAACCGCCATCCCTGACTCCGAGCCCTGCGGGGTTTCTGCTGTCTCCTCATGGTGGTCAGCGCTGTTCCCAGCCAGCTGTCTCCTGGGGCTGCCTGTAAGGGGCTCCCAGGGAGAGTGAAACAGGCACCCTGTGCGACGTGGCCCTGCGCGCCCTCTCCTCCAGGTGCCCAGGGGAGCTGCTCCCAGCGCTGCGGAGACCAGAGCGGGCCATGTTCCTGCCACCCAACCTGCTTTGGCCTGGCCAGCTGCTGCGTGGATGTCCGGGATTTCTGCCTGGAGATCTCACCCTACTCTGGCTCCATGATGGGAGGCAAGGACTTTGTGGTCCAGCATCTCAACTGGTCCAACCCCGCTGACAGTGTGATCTGCAGGTGGGAGGCCCCCGAGGGGGCACGCTGGGGCCCAGACCCCCTGGTGGGCTGGGTGGGGCCCCAGGACCGAGGGCTGGGGCTACTGGCCCGATGGGTTCcctgggaggaggctgggagccTCGGAGAGGGTCGGCCCCCGCCGGCCCAGCCTGTCCACCCCCTCTGCCCCTCGCAGCTTTAAGGAGAGCATCCAGACCCGCGGCTACGTGGACGCCTCCGGCCGAGTGCACTGCGTGTCTCCCCTGCTCTATGAGTCCGGCCGCATCCCGTTCACGCTCTCCATGGACAACGGCCGCTCCTTCCCGCGCTCGGGCACCTGGCTCTCCGGTGAGCCCGACGGTGACGGCCggatggtgggggaggaggacaCCGGGCCGCACCCTCCCGGGCCCAGTGCCCTCACAGGGACTCTCCCGGGCAATAATCTGGTTGAACCAGTCACTTTGGAGGCCTGCCCTGGGTGTGGGCtccccaggctcctttctccaccCACTGGCATCCACGCGGGGATTCCAGCCCAGAGGGAGGAGGACTAGGGGGGAGTCGGCTCTGGCCAGGGCAGGGGAGGAGCCAGCCCGGGGGCAAAGATCAGggcccctcctctcccagcccctgaccTTTCCTACTACAAGGGCACCGTGGCCCCCGAGGGACTGCCTTGGGAGGTCCCCACAGCTCAAGGAGCCCCGGACCTCCTCCCCGGACGCCCTGGGCCCCAGGCCTTCTTTCAGCCCTCACCTCCCTGCCCTCCGCCCAGTGCACCCCAGCAAAGTGTCGGACTCCGAAAAGAGCCAGCTGGTGAATGAGACCCGCTGGCAGTACTACGGCACTCCTGGCACGCAGGGCAACCTCACCCTGACCTGGAACACCTCGGCCCTGCCCTCGGACACCGTCACCATCGAGCTGTGGGGCTATGAGGAGACAGGTGAGGCTGGCAGCGGGCCCTCCGCGGCAGGGGTCGAGCCCCTGACCCCCACCGGGAGCCTGGAGCTCACGGACATGGCAGAAAGGAGACTCCAGGTGGGGGGAATCCAGCCGGGGATTTCGAGCCGGAAGGTGTTGGCAGGAAAGGGCAACTGGCTGGAGCGGCACAGGGAGGCGGGTGGGGGGTGGCTGCCTGGGTACCGGGGCTGGAGGAGGTGCAGGCGTTCGCAGTTCCTGGATACACGGCTTGTCCTGGGAATAGGGACGATGTGCCCCACGCCATCCTGTCGGAGCCCCGGAGGACTAGCAGGCCTGGGcctggccccctcccccagcagggcAGGCCTGCATGTGGGGCCCCCACCTGCACCCCGGGGGTCCCGGGTCAGGCCCGGGGGCTGATGAGGCcttctcccccgcccccgcccctcagGGCAGCCGTATTCGCAGGAGTGGGCAGCAGCGTGGTTATACCTGTATCCCTTGGCTACCAACGTCCACAACTCCGGTTCCTTCACCTTCACGCCGAAACCTGCCCCGCAGAACTTCCAGAGATGGGAAGTGGGTTCCCTCCGCATTGTGGACAGCAGACACCGCGCAGGGGAGCAGTAAGGACCGCCCTGGAGGACGAGCCCTGGGCCTGTCTGTCTGCTGCCCTACGGTGgacggcggcgggggcgggggggtgggggcgggggcgggggtggggccagggctggggcagggagggcagccCCGAGCGTGCGTGTGTCCCCCACAGGGATGTGCAAGCGCTCTGGAGCAACGAGCACGCGCTGGCCTGGCACCTGGGTGATGACTTCCGGATGGACCCTGTGGCCTGGGCCCGAAACCAGTGCCTGGCCTGGGAGGAGCTGGAGGACCAGCTGCCCACGTTCCTGGAGGAGCTGCCCGACTGCCCTTGCACCCTGGCCCAGGCCCGGGCTGACTCCGGCCGCTTCCACGTGAGCGCCCCACCCCAGACAGGGACTGGGAGTGGGCGAGGGGCAGGCTAGGGCTGGCTGCCCCCACCAGCAAGGGCCACGGTGCTCGAGGCATCACAGGGAAGGGAGGCGGAGGCCTGGGAGGTGAGGCTGGGGGTCTGAGGCCCCAGAGGGGTAGGGGATGGTGGAGCCCTGAGCCCGTGCAGGTGACAGCCGCCAGCCCCTCTGCAGACAGACTACGGCTGTGACCTGGAGCAGGGCAGCGTGTGCACCTACCACCCAGGCGCTGTGCACTGCGTGCGCTCGGTGCAAGCCAGGTGAGCCCAAGATGGAGGGCAGGGcgcggggaggggcagggccgGACCCAGGGCGGCCTGACCCTGTCTGTGCCCGCAGCCCCAAGTACGACTCCGGCCAGCAGTGCTGCTACACGGCGGATGGCACACAGCTCCTGACGGCTGACTCCACCGGGGGCAGCACCCCGGACCGCGGCCACGACTGGGGCTCACCCCCCTACCGCGTGCCGCCCCGCGTGCCCGGCCTCTCCCACTGGATCTACGATGTCATCAGCTTCTACCACTGCTGCCTCTGGGCACCTGAGTGCTTCCGCTACATGAACAGACGGCCCTCCAGCGACTGCCGCAGCTACCGGCCCCCTCGCCTGGGTGGGTGCTGGGACGGGCGGGCACCGCCCAGGGCAGAGTCAGGACAACCCACCTCACCTTCCGATCTTTCCAGCCTCCGCTTTCGGGGACCCACACTTCGTCACTTTCGACGGCACCAACTTCACATTCAATGGACGTGGCGAGTACGTGCTGCTGGAGGCCGCGCTGACCGACTTGCGGGTGCAGGCACGGGCCCAGACCAGGATGGCGCCCGAGGGTGAGGCCAGGCCCCGGGGGCTCTGGGTGGCTCAGGGTCATCCCTGGGGAGGGGAGCTGAGCCCGGTGGACCCCGTGTTGCACCCACCATCCCAGGCTCTCAGGACCGAGGCACGGGGCTGACTGCGGTGGCCATCCAGGAGGCCAACTCGGACGTGGTGGAGGTCCGGCTGGGGGACGGTGCGGGGGTCCTGCAGGTGCTGCTGAACCAGGAGGTGCTCAGCTTTGCAGAGCAGCGCTGGATGGACCTGAAGGGTGAGTGGGATGGTGGGGGCCCCATCTGGGGGTCCTAGCAGGAAGCGAAGGGGGACGCAGGGTAGAGTCAGGGTATGAGGGCCAACAGCCAGTCTCCCCCTTACAGGACCCTGGTGTGGGAGCTCCTTTCAGAGCCTGGGCACTCAGACCCGCTGCCCGGGCTGCGGGAGTGTCAAGgcaggctgggccctggggacGCCCTCCTGGCCCTGAAGCCAGCCCACGCGTCCTGGGGCTGTGGGGTCACAGCACAGCACCCACAGGGGCGACCCTGACCCCACCTCCACGCGTGCCCAGGCATGTTCCTGTCGGTAGCCGCTGGGGACAGAGTATCAGTTATGCTGACGTCAGAGGCCGGCCTGGAGATCAGCCTCCAAGGGCCGTTCCTGAGTGTGGCGGTCCTGCTGCCTGAGAAGTTCCTGACCCACACGCGGGGCCTGCTCGGGACGCTCAACGACAACCCGGCCGACGACTTCACCCTGCGCAGTGGGGAGGTCCTGCCGCCCAGCGCCAGTTCTCGAGAGCTGTTCCGGTTCGGGGCTGACTGTAAGAGGCCacaggcaggagaggagggggcaCGGCCCTGGGGAGGGCTCGGTGGAGGTGCGGGGAGCCCCCAGACCCTCCCACCCGCCAGGCCTGCTGCTATCTTCCCAGGGGCCGTGCAGAACGCCTCCTCCCTGCTCACCTACGACTCCAAGGTCCTGGTGGAAAACTTCAAGGAACGGCCTAAGCATGACCCCACTTTCCTGCCCCTCTTCCCCGAGGAAAGCTCCGCGAGCCCCAGCCAGGCGAGTGCGGCAGCCGACCTGTGTGGGGACGACAGTTTCTGCAAATTCGACGTGGCGGCCACCGGGAGCCTGAGCGTGGGCAACGCCTCGCGAGTGGCCCACAGGCAACACCTGCTTCGCGTGCAGAGCCTGCAGCCCGGTGAGGGTGACGGggctggcgggggggggggggaggtgaggGCGAGGGCGCCTGGCGCCGGGACACGGCCCGCCAGGCTGGTGACAGCGGGCGGCCAGCTCAGGTCTGATGTCTGTGCCCGGCCCCCTCCCCAGTGGTGTCCTGTGGCTGGCTGGCCCCTCCCGCCAACGGACACAAGCAGGGTGAGAGGTACCTGGTGGGCTCCACCGTCCGCTTCCGCTGCAACAACGGCTACAGCCTGGCTGGGGCAGAGGCCAGCACCTGCCAGGCTGACGGCACCTGGTCCTGGCCCACCCCCACGTGCCAACCAGGTGAGAACACCCCGCCCACCAGAAGCCCCGCCCACTAGTCCTCGCCCTACCCATACTGCCTAACCCCGCCCACCAGTCAGCCTAGCCCCGCCCACCGACCCACGCGCCCGCGCCCCAAGTCCGCCCCACGCATGCATGTGCCCACGCCTGCACCCGGTTGCTGGGCGCACTCACAGCCCACCGCCTCTCCAGGACGGAGCTACGCGGTGCTGCTGGGCATCATCTTTGGAGGCCTGGGGCTGGTGGCCCTGGTTGGGCTTGGCTACTGGTTCCTACGCCGCAGGAAGAGCAACACGTGAGTGAGACCCCTCTCTCCCAGGCCGGGTCCACTCCTCCTCGGTTCTCCTGGGCCCgcccccgcacccccacccccaccccggggcgCGCATGGGACCACCGTGCCTGCGCTAGACCACAACTCTGTTGCAGGGCCGTCTGGGGTTCGCAACCCTGAGCAAAGCACGCTTGGTTAGTGGCACAAGATGCACGGAGCCTCCCTGAGGCCAAAGCGCAGCCTCCCAAACTTCCAAGAGCCTGCACCCCAGTACTTGAATACTCGGGTTCCTAGCGCCAGACACGTGGAACCCGGACACCTGGTACCTGAGCTTTTCAAGCCAAGTGCCCTGCTCTGTCACCGAAGGCCCAAACCCCGAACTGTAACCGGGGAGCTCCTGTGGCTCTGTTCCCCGCATGCCCCAAACCCTAGTTCTCCAGGCCCGGGGCTCCGTACCGTTGAATCCCGAGGCCTGTCTCCCGAGCCCTGACATCCCAGTACCTGATGTGCAAAGGCCAGTACCTCAGATCCCATGCCCGTGCCCCTGACCCCCAGGGTGAGCCTGCTGACCCAGCAGTGAGCCCCAGGGCCGAGCTGCCTTGATTCCCAGGCCCTGGGGGCTGGCTGCCAGAGACTGTGGCTGGGTCCAGCCTTGGGCATGGAGAGAGCCCTCCTAAGCTCCAGCCTTGTAACTCTGAGTCTTCTGGGATGGGGGCAGAAAACAAGCTCTGGTGCCCTCCATGGTGTCGATGCTTGTGGTGGTGTGCCTCGttcctgggagtccagtggtcgCCCTGGGCAGTGCACGGCACCCAGAGTGACCGGCCCGTCCCCAGGCTCCGACTCTCCGCCTGTAAAGTGGGATCTAGAACGGTGACCGCGTCATGGGAGCGGAAGGGTCACGAGGTGCTACACTGGGCACCCAGCTCTGGCCCAGCCCCAGAGGCAGTGTGGTAGCGCCACGTCCAGCTGGTCCAGGCCCCTGGGCCCTTTGCCCAGGACTGTCCAGAGGCGAGTGTACAGGGCCCAGGCCTCTCGTGAGGGTATTGAATGGGCACTCTGGGGGGCCTGGGTAGGATGGCGCTGGGTTTCCATCAGAGGTCTCAAGACGGGGAAGTGCCGGGGCTTGTGGGTTGGAGGTGGGTGCCTGCTGCCCAGGGCTGGTGGCTCTGCCTGAGAGGATCGAGGGTCAGGGCGCAACCTGGAGACACCTGGGGCCCTGGGTAGGGCGCCCTCAGCAGCCTTCTCACGGCCGTGCTGAGAGTGGCCAcatgggggcagcagagggtaaGAATCGCGGAGGTGGACGCTACCGGGGACCCAGGCCACCAGGGAGGGCCGGGCAGGTGCCCCAGCAGGCTTGTGGTCACCGCCTCGGCCAAGGCTCGTGCAGGCCCACCTGGGGTGGGGGACGCCTCGAATCGCCAGTCTCGGAAGTTGTACAGGTTACCCACGGTCCGGCAGGCACTGACCTCCCTACCTCCTCAGCCCTGCCTTTGGCAGAGGGGCCCGGGCAGAGAGGcccgggcggggagggggcgggcagcAGGTGCCCCTGCCGGGAGCCCTAGGGtgctgtgtgtggtggggtgtgtTTGAGGGAACACAGCAAAGGTGGGAGGGTCCCGGGGGTGGTGCCCAGTCAGTGCGTGTCCTTCCAGACCCCACCGGGCACCTACCCACCCCTGGCTTCCAGCTCAGGACAGGGGGGCTGAGTGCCCACCCCTTGGCCCCTGGGCAGGTACTTTCCTCCCTGGGGATGAGGTCAGGCAGGGCTGGCCTCCCACCAGCCCGAGCCCCACGCCTCCctggcagggccaggctgggcacTTGTGGGTGAGCAATGTGGGGGCAGCCGCTGAGGCCCGAGAGGGAAGACTGGCCTCCTcctggctccccaccccaccccgtccCTCTGGGCCTGGGAGtcgccccctcacccccaccttgggcaggagaagggatcCATTGTGGCCCCGGCCGCAGACGTCAGGCTTTCCCAGTGCCAGGGGCCGAccagcctgggaagccccaacacctGGCAGAGGTTTTCCCGGGGCCCTGAGGGAGTTTGGGGGTGCGGCCAGGCCTGTGTGAGGCTGCAGGGTCCCAGGGCTGGGCACAGGGCCCCTGGAAACATCAGTGGTGAGGACCCTGGCCTCAGAGAGGTGTCCTCCCCAAACTGTAGCCCCAGGGGATGACAGCCCCGGAGCCCAGTgccagaggaggggaggaggccaCGGAGCCACGTGGGGGCCTGGGCCTCAGCAGCAAAGGCCCCTGACACCCCCAGCCTCCGAGGAAGGAGCCCTCACACTCCTCCAGCCTCCCCCTTGGGCCTCCTGTCGCTGATGTCGGGGCAGGAACCCCTTGGCAGGCTGCTCCCTCCCACAGAGCCCCAGGTGACCCAGTGCCCGCCCCGGGCCAGGCCCTTGC
This window harbors:
- the SUSD2 gene encoding sushi domain-containing protein 2; this translates as MKPSLLPWALLLLATVPGPGLRPAAGAQGSCSQRCGDQSGPCSCHPTCFGLASCCVDVRDFCLEISPYSGSMMGGKDFVVQHLNWSNPADSVICSFKESIQTRGYVDASGRVHCVSPLLYESGRIPFTLSMDNGRSFPRSGTWLSVHPSKVSDSEKSQLVNETRWQYYGTPGTQGNLTLTWNTSALPSDTVTIELWGYEETGQPYSQEWAAAWLYLYPLATNVHNSGSFTFTPKPAPQNFQRWEVGSLRIVDSRHRAGEQDVQALWSNEHALAWHLGDDFRMDPVAWARNQCLAWEELEDQLPTFLEELPDCPCTLAQARADSGRFHTDYGCDLEQGSVCTYHPGAVHCVRSVQASPKYDSGQQCCYTADGTQLLTADSTGGSTPDRGHDWGSPPYRVPPRVPGLSHWIYDVISFYHCCLWAPECFRYMNRRPSSDCRSYRPPRLASAFGDPHFVTFDGTNFTFNGRGEYVLLEAALTDLRVQARAQTRMAPEGSQDRGTGLTAVAIQEANSDVVEVRLGDGAGVLQVLLNQEVLSFAEQRWMDLKGMFLSVAAGDRVSVMLTSEAGLEISLQGPFLSVAVLLPEKFLTHTRGLLGTLNDNPADDFTLRSGEVLPPSASSRELFRFGADWAVQNASSLLTYDSKVLVENFKERPKHDPTFLPLFPEESSASPSQASAAADLCGDDSFCKFDVAATGSLSVGNASRVAHRQHLLRVQSLQPVVSCGWLAPPANGHKQGERYLVGSTVRFRCNNGYSLAGAEASTCQADGTWSWPTPTCQPGRSYAVLLGIIFGGLGLVALVGLGYWFLRRRKSNTAVWGSQP